The Peptoanaerobacter stomatis genome includes the window AATCGGAAGACCTCCAAAATCAAATAAATCCGTAAAATCTGCAGTTATACAAAGAAAATCAGTAACAGGCGACAGAAAGAGAACAATATTTAAAGACGGAACAGCAAAAGAACAAGTAGATGCACTTGTTGCAGCACTAAAAAAAGACGGATACGACTTCACAGTAGGTATACCTCTTGATACTCCAATACAATTATCAGAAAGGGTTGTATCAGCAGGTAAAGGTATAGGCGATAAGAAAAATATGAAATTGATTGAAGACCTTGCTAAAAATGCAGGAGCTTCAATAGGTTCATCAAGACCTGTAGCAGAAACTCTAAAATATGTTCCGCTTAACAGATATGTAGGTATGTCAGGACAAACATTCAAAGGTAATCTATATATAGCTTGCGGTATATCAGGAGCTTCTCAACATCTAAAAGGTATAAAAAATGCAACTACAATAGTAGCTATAAATAAAAACGGTAATGCACCTATATTCAAAAATTGCGACTACGGTATAGTTGGAGATTTAGCTGAAATCTTACCTCTTCTTATAAAAGCCTTAGACACAGGTAAGAAGAAAGATGCACCTCCAATGAAAAAAATGAAACGTTCAAAACCTGAAAAATTGGCACCTAATTATAAATTATATGTATGCAACGGTTGCGGATATGAATATAATCCAATGGTTGGAGATTTGGAAGGCGAAATAGATCCCGGAACAGAATTCAAAAATATTCCTGATGAATGGACTTGCCCTGAGTGCGGTGAAGAAAAATCAGGCTTTATAGAATTAGAATTCCCATATGCACAATAATTTATGAATATTTTAATACAGCGATTTAAAAATAAAATTTGAAAATATGATTTTTGATTAGATAAAATTTCATCTTATAAATATTTTTACTTTATAGTTAACTTGAATTATTGTTTAATTACATCTTTTCAAATAATCGCAAATTTTAAATCGCTGTATAAAGTCAAAATCGTATAGATAAGATTATTATAACAGGAGGATTACAATGTTTTGTGTAAGAAATATAACTGAAAACTTATACTGGGTCGGTGGAAATGACCATCGCTTAGCACTATTTGAAAATATACACCCTTTAACAAAAGGCGTTTCATATAACTCATACCTATTATTAGATGAAAAAACTGTACTTTTCGATACAGTTGACTGGGCTGTGACAAGAGAATTTTTAGAAAATATAGAAAGCGTATTAAAAGGCAGACCACTTGATTATCTTGTAGTAAATCATATGGAACCTGACCATTGCGGTTCAATAGAAGAAATAGTAATAAGATATCCAAATTGTAAAATAATATCAACAGAAAAAGCATTTATGTTTATGCGTCAATTCAATTATCACGTTGAAGGTAGAGAAATAGAAGTAAAAGAAGGCGATACATTTGAATTTGGTAAACATAAAGTAGCATTTTTAGAAGCACCTATGGTACACTGGCCTGAAGCTATGATTACACTTGATTTAACAAACGGAGCTTTGTTCTCAGCTGATGCGTTCGGTTCATTCATAGCATTAGACGGAAAATTATTCAATGACGAAGTAAACTTCGACAGAGATTGGTTGGACGAAGCAAGAAGATATTATACTAACATAGTAGGTAAATACGGACAATTCGTACAAGCACTACTAAAAAAAGCTGCTCCGCTATTACCTAAAGTAAAATATATCTGCCCGTTGCACGGACTTGTTTGGAGAAACAATTTTGATTATATATTAGATAAATATAATAAATGGTCAACTTATGTACCTGAAGAAAAAGGTGTATTAATAGCATACGCTTCAATGTACGGAAACACAGAGTATACAGCACAAGCACTTGCAACTAAGCTTTGCGAAAGAGGAATGTCAAACGTACACCTATATGACGTATCTAATACAGACGTATCATATCTTATATCAGAAACATTCAGATTCAGCCATGTTGTATTGGCATCAGTAACTTACAACTTAGGTATATATCCGAAAATGCTTAACTACTTGCATGATATGAAAGCATTAAATGTACAAAACAGAACAATATCAGTAATAGAAAACGGATCTTGGGCACCTAAGTCAGGTCAATTAATAAGCAACTTCTTAGACGAAGAAATGAAAATGATAAATATATTAGACCCAATGGTTACTGTAAACTCAGCGCTTAAAAAAGATAAAGAATCTGATTTGGACGACTTAGCTGATGCAATAGTAGAATCAATGAAATTAAACGAAAAATAATTCTTTATAGCTTATTTAAAACTCATATAAAAAATCTCCTTATTATAAATATGGAGATTTTTTTTCTATTGTATAATTTTATTTATATAGTTATAATGAATTTTATAAATATTAATTACCATTTACATATAATATCTAATTAATATAAGTTGTTATAGTTATATAAGGAGGCATTATGATTTTAGAAAATATGAATTGCTGTGAGAAAAAACAGGTGTTTTTAAAAATAAATGATGATTTTGAACAAATACCCTTCACATTTATAAAAGGCAAAAAACAAGGACTGACAGCGCTTATAACAGCCGGAGTACATGCCTGTGAATATACAGCTATAGAAACTGCAAGAAGACTTTCAAAGGAAATAGATGCAAATGATGTAACAGGTAATATAATAATTGCAAACCTTTTAAATGTAGAAGCATTTAGAAAGAGAATTCCATTCATCGTACCACAAGATAACAAAAATTTGAACAAAGTTATGCCTGGAGATAAAAACGGTACTAAATCAGAGCAGATAGCATATTTTTTGTGCGAAAATTTTGCAAAAATATCTGATTTTGCATTAGACTTACATTCAGGGGATTTACAAGAAGAACTCACACCTCACTTATACTATATCAAATCACAAGAAAAAAGATGTATAGAGTTTGCAAACAAGACAGATATACCATATGCAGTGCCTGTAGAAAGCTCAAAAGCACTTTACGGATATATGGCTATCTTAAATAAACCCGCATTACTTATGGAGCGTGGACAAATGGGCAATGTTGATAGAGATGAAGTGGATAATTTTGTAAATGATGTTAAAAATATATTGTGCTCACAAGGTATTTATGATTACAAAAACTGTTCAAAAGAATATAAAATGACTCAAATAATAAAAAAATCTATATACAAAACGGCAGATATGGACGGTTTTTTCATAAGCCATAAAAAAGTTGGTGAAAGAGTGAAAAAAGACGAAGAACTGTATAGAATAGAAGATGTTTTCTCAAATGTAAAAAGCATATATAAAGCTGAATTTGACGGAATAATTTTATATAAGTGCGGTGCATTGGCAATAGAAAAAGAGCACACAGCAATAGTATATGGCAGTATATAATACTAAAAAATATATTTATACTAAAACTTAATAGAATAATGGATATTACTATTTTTAAAAATTTATTAGCTAATACTAAAATCTTATAGGATAATAAAAATTTATAATAATTTATTTTTAAAATAAAGCATTTGTATTAATGTGTATTATTTATCCATAATTTTATTAGTATTAAATTAAAATATGCTCAAATTTATTTTGCAATCAATACTGATAACACTTTTATACATCTGTTTTTCAGATATTTATAGAAAGTGCTCAAGCAAAATATATCTGAGCATTATATTTTTTAATTGTAATATATAATCATATCATTATATATTACAAAATTAATATTTTTTCACCGATAATATATAGTTTAAAATTTTATCTATTAAAAATGACAAAAATAATATTATGACTATCCACGAAAATACACCTGCAGTATTTATGTAAATTTTTTCTAAATACAACTTACTGCCTATTGCGTATTTGGGTTGTGATATTACTTCTCCTGCTATTACCATCTTAAAGTTTATAGAAAATGATGTAGGTATTATTTTTTTTAGATCTATAAATATCTTAGGCATATATATTTTTTTTATTCTTTTTTTTAAATCTATGTTATATACGTCCAACATCTTTATTATATTTTTGTCATAATCATACATACTGCAAAATACGCTTTGATATATCATAGGAAACACCATTATACAGCCTATAAGCATACTCACAAAATTAGGTCTTAACCATATGAGCAACAAAAGTATAATTGCAACTGTCGGTACACTTGCACATATTTGGGTTATAAATGTGAATATTTCTTTTAAAAATTTGTTGCAAAAAGATAATACTCCTGAAAAAACGCCGAGCATTACAGCTGTCAAAAAACCTGTAATGCTCCTCAATAAACTGTTTAATATGGTTAAATAAAAATCATCTTCACTAATTACAACAACTATTTGTTTGATAGTTGCGCTTATGCTTGGAATTATAACTTCAGAGTTTACAATCATAGAGCTTATCTGCCAGATAGCTAAAAATATTATAAACACTGAAATTTTTAATTTTTTATTTTTCATAATATGCGTTTAAGTCCGGTATTTTACCGCCTATATTTTGAGGGTTGTCCTCTTTTAATATTTCAAAATATTTATCATAATCTTTTGTGCTTGTAATCACAAAGTTACCTATGTTCATATTTTCAAGCCCTTTGATGACAGCCGGTTTTTGTACTCCCAATTCATACATTTCACTTAATGTGGCCAAGCCTTCTTTGTTTTCAACTGCCCATTTAATTGAATTTTCATAGCTTGCTATAATTGTATCCACTAAATCTTTATCTTTTTCAATAAGTTCTTCTTTTACTATAAGTGTGGCTTGAGGATATCCGTTTTCCATTCCGGCTTTTTTTGCCTCTTCATTCAAGCTTGCAAGTCTTACAGCTTTTTCATCTTTAAGTGTTATCGCTGTTGCCATAGGCTCAGGTGCTACAACTATATCAGCTTTTCCTCCCAAAAATGCCGGTGCTATTTCTGTAGGAGATGACAAATATTCCATCTCAACATCTTTATCAGGATCAATTCCATTAGATTTCAAAGCAAATCTCGTCATCAAATCAGGTGTCAAACCTTTTGCAAAAAGTGTCAATTTTTTTCCTTTTATATCTGCTAAAGTTTTTACACTTTCATCTTTAGATAATATATAGGCATTTCCCCAAACACTTGTACCTACTATCTTATATCCAAGTCCTTTGTTGTATGCTGTCGCTGCAAAGTTGGACGGTACTATCGCTATATCAGCCTCTTTGTTCAAAACTTTTGAAGTCAAAACATCAGGTGATGCTACCATATCATAATTTATATTTTCGATTGCCTTTTCATCCATCATCTTGGCAAGTGTAAGCGCCGTAACTCCATCTCTAAATACGATGTTTACTTTAGAGTCGCTTGATGATTTACCTTCATCTGTTTTTATTTCGCCTTGTTGAGTTTTGGAATCGTCGGGTTTCACTTCTTTTTGATTAGTGCTTGTACACGCTGTAAACAACATAGTTAGCAAAATCATAAAAATAAATAAAATTTTAGACTTGTTTTTCATTTTTTGTTTCTCCTTTTTCTATCAATTTTTTATATTTTTATTATACCCATATTTTTCAATACTTATTATCAATTTATAAAAAGTGTTAGTCATTTCTCAAATATTGTTTTATGCTCCCTATTATTATATCTATGGCTACTTTATTTTTACCGCCTTCAGGTATTATTATATCTGCATATTTTTTGCTGGGCTCTATGAATTGAAGATGCATTGGACGTACTACATCTAAGTATTGATTAACTACTGAGTCAACACTTCTACCACGCTCTTTCATATCTCTCATCAATCTTCTAAGTATCCTTATATCTGCGTCTGTATCTACATATATCTTCATATCCAACAATTCTCTGATTTTTTCGTTTTCTAATAAAAGAATACCTTCCAATATTATGATATCCGCAGGCTCTATCAATACAGTTTCTTTTTTTCTTGTATACATTGTAAAATCATAAATAGGTACTCTTATGCTATCTCCTTTTAATAAAGATTTCAAATGCTCTATCATAAGCTCTGTATCAAATGCGTTAGGATGGTCATAATTGGTAGACAG containing:
- a CDS encoding FprA family A-type flavoprotein — its product is MFCVRNITENLYWVGGNDHRLALFENIHPLTKGVSYNSYLLLDEKTVLFDTVDWAVTREFLENIESVLKGRPLDYLVVNHMEPDHCGSIEEIVIRYPNCKIISTEKAFMFMRQFNYHVEGREIEVKEGDTFEFGKHKVAFLEAPMVHWPEAMITLDLTNGALFSADAFGSFIALDGKLFNDEVNFDRDWLDEARRYYTNIVGKYGQFVQALLKKAAPLLPKVKYICPLHGLVWRNNFDYILDKYNKWSTYVPEEKGVLIAYASMYGNTEYTAQALATKLCERGMSNVHLYDVSNTDVSYLISETFRFSHVVLASVTYNLGIYPKMLNYLHDMKALNVQNRTISVIENGSWAPKSGQLISNFLDEEMKMINILDPMVTVNSALKKDKESDLDDLADAIVESMKLNEK
- a CDS encoding succinylglutamate desuccinylase/aspartoacylase domain-containing protein, with translation MILENMNCCEKKQVFLKINDDFEQIPFTFIKGKKQGLTALITAGVHACEYTAIETARRLSKEIDANDVTGNIIIANLLNVEAFRKRIPFIVPQDNKNLNKVMPGDKNGTKSEQIAYFLCENFAKISDFALDLHSGDLQEELTPHLYYIKSQEKRCIEFANKTDIPYAVPVESSKALYGYMAILNKPALLMERGQMGNVDRDEVDNFVNDVKNILCSQGIYDYKNCSKEYKMTQIIKKSIYKTADMDGFFISHKKVGERVKKDEELYRIEDVFSNVKSIYKAEFDGIILYKCGALAIEKEHTAIVYGSI
- a CDS encoding ABC transporter permease; translation: MKNKKLKISVFIIFLAIWQISSMIVNSEVIIPSISATIKQIVVVISEDDFYLTILNSLLRSITGFLTAVMLGVFSGVLSFCNKFLKEIFTFITQICASVPTVAIILLLLIWLRPNFVSMLIGCIMVFPMIYQSVFCSMYDYDKNIIKMLDVYNIDLKKRIKKIYMPKIFIDLKKIIPTSFSINFKMVIAGEVISQPKYAIGSKLYLEKIYINTAGVFSWIVIILFLSFLIDKILNYILSVKKY
- a CDS encoding ABC transporter substrate-binding protein; the protein is MKNKSKILFIFMILLTMLFTACTSTNQKEVKPDDSKTQQGEIKTDEGKSSSDSKVNIVFRDGVTALTLAKMMDEKAIENINYDMVASPDVLTSKVLNKEADIAIVPSNFAATAYNKGLGYKIVGTSVWGNAYILSKDESVKTLADIKGKKLTLFAKGLTPDLMTRFALKSNGIDPDKDVEMEYLSSPTEIAPAFLGGKADIVVAPEPMATAITLKDEKAVRLASLNEEAKKAGMENGYPQATLIVKEELIEKDKDLVDTIIASYENSIKWAVENKEGLATLSEMYELGVQKPAVIKGLENMNIGNFVITSTKDYDKYFEILKEDNPQNIGGKIPDLNAYYEK
- the udk gene encoding uridine kinase, with protein sequence MKKPLLIGITGGTGSGKTTVAKALHEAFKNNSVTMIMQDYYYKDQGHLSFEERLSTNYDHPNAFDTELMIEHLKSLLKGDSIRVPIYDFTMYTRKKETVLIEPADIIILEGILLLENEKIRELLDMKIYVDTDADIRILRRLMRDMKERGRSVDSVVNQYLDVVRPMHLQFIEPSKKYADIIIPEGGKNKVAIDIIIGSIKQYLRND